The Corvus cornix cornix isolate S_Up_H32 chromosome 6, ASM73873v5, whole genome shotgun sequence genome includes the window AAACTGCAGGAACAGAGGcaatacagaaaagcaaaactgtggcaggaaagcaaagaaaggcaaggaactgaaatgagaaaatggatacctaagaagcagcagaatgtgaaacaaagcagagaaattacAGTATCATCACTTTTTGTAGGGCAAGTAAAATCATATTTTAAGAATTATGAAGTTCCAAAAGCTACTGAGTCAGGCTCTGCCACTTGTTCTAACACACAGGgtggtaaaaaaaaccccaccaaaccttgaaaaaaaggaggaaactAAAGGAAATGGAACAATTTCACATCTTTCTGATGCTGAGTAAACATATCTGAAAACTTGTTACTTTGAAAGTTAAGGTTCTGCATGTGCAGTGCCTTGTCCTTTTCCAGCCTACAGCAGTCATGATTTCACATTTGGTTTCTAAAGGTGACAAACTCCTGCAATGATTTTTCACACTTTAAAATAGCATTTGGATTTCAGTGCACAGTTAGGAAACCAGGTCACCAGGAGTTAAGTTGCCTGTTTATCGCAGTTTGGTTTGATGGATTACATGATCCAAAATTGCTTGAAGGTTTTGGCACCTTGAAGATAAATCAATACTAGAAATCAAGTTCCTCTAGTCTAGCCAAGTGAGGTAATGATGGCAACAGGTAAAGTATACTGTAAAATATAATTACCATCCATATAAATGCTAATTTTATCACAGTCTTCTGCTTCTCCCATACATAACTGATGAgcaatgaaagtgaaaaatacagtttccttccaaaatattttaattcaataaTCTCAACAGGCAAAATTTTGATGTGCAATTctgtttttggaaaaaaaaaaaaaccaacaaccaaaaccaaacaccaacaaaaaaccccaaaccaaactaaaacaaCACCAAACACCTTCAGAAATAGTActgctgtttttcagtaaaCTACTTGTAACAACAATAAATCAGTCATATAAAAATGCGTGTGACAGTGAGCAGTGCTTGTTCAAAGTAATCAAGACAATAATGatttttcagatggaaaacaaGGTAACCTTcaatttcagaattaaaagtGGGTTTACTTATGCAGTTAgacttgtttttaaagcaacagGTTAATCCTTTGCAAAAGCTTGTAAAATGTGGATCCTgaaacagaagcacagctgGTCGGAACAGACCAATGCACTCCACTCAGTACAAACTTCATTCAGCTAACTCCTGTCTCTAATTTAAAAGTCCTCCCTAAAACTCCATCAGAAGCAATTTCAGGAAAACATGTTTTCCCAGATTTTCAAATACTTACAAAGGGCACTATCTTTTacaaaatttcttccctgactACATTTATGACAAGTTTCcttacctttaaaaataacagaaacgATAGGATCTGGTTTCCCAAACTTGGTTTTAGGGATATTGGTAGCAGATTCCACAATCACCCGAAGCATTGTTTCCCGTCTTCCCTAAATGCTGACTACTACCGAAGGAATGAAGTCTTCAACTTCACAGTCCTTAACTTGTGGACTGAAATGCtagcaggaagaggaggcagggaATTGCTGGTTTACAGCAAAGGAGATCTATGGGTGGATCTATGACGGACTAGCTACTCAAagctatggggaaaaaaagtcctgtaAATTGACACCAGGTTTTGTCTTGCTGCACAGAAAGAGCTCTCGCTAGTGAAATTCTGTGACAGAAAGGGCACGTTGCAAAAACTCAgatttgttgttgctgcttttatttttaaactgcgTGATAAATCTCTCGTCAGAAACCAAGGCAAGAATAAGCATTAAGCAACATGAGCATTAAGCACGACTCTAGAATTCGAGGTAAATCACATCTGCCTCTTGGTATACCAAGGTAGGAAATTTCACGATGGCTTACATTTCCCCCCCTAATTTTTAGAACTTGGTTGTTTGCAAATGCTTTTGGTTTGTCTCCGTGCCAGCCTAGTCACAAACTGGCGATGATCCCCAAAACCAGTGCGAGTCCTCCCCCTCCTGTTGCATTCTGGAACAACGATGTGTTTCATAGCAAACACTGCAGCTTTCTCATGGAACATCCTGGATATGTATTATTGAAATATGTATCCGTaactaaaaatttaaaagtattaaGGAAATGcgtgcaaaacaaaaaataaaagtgacaaGACACTGTATTGTTTGGAGGCATATATGAATGTTCTGTCTTAACATAAACACGTGCACGAACACTCCGGTAACATGAACTAGGTAACACTTACATGACAAGCACAAGAGCTCTGAGCTCCCCTGTGCTCAGAGTTAGTTTTTCTCAGCTGTGAACAGATGTAAAAACCCGAGAGGTTCACACTGCCACTGCCGCACGTGTCCCCAAGGAGACAGAAGAGGGGAAGCCAGCAAAATGGAGCAAAATGAGTCACAAGTGAGCGCAGTTCAGCCTAGGTTTTACATGGTCACACCAGAACCATCCTAGCTTGCTTTGTAATTCCTAAAACTATTAGATTTTGGGTAGATGAAGAGGATTTCTGgataagaaaaaacacacatgTTCAGAGAGGAACGAGGCTAGAGACACGGAAGAGACAGCACTGAGCAGACGCTGCAGACTCGTCCCGAGCACCACGGCGCAGCGCTCCACCCTCCCGCACCCCGCTGCGGGCCAAGTCCCGCCGCGGACACCCGGCTGGGAGCCGCTGCGGCGGAGGCGGCGACGGCACGGGCCGGGCAGCGACACAAGGCGGCGGTGACGCGACGGGCGGCGACACCAGGGGACAGCACCCCGGCCGCCACCGCGACACCAGGGGACAGCACCCCGGCCGCCACCGCGACACCAggggagagcagccctgccaccaCCGCGACACCAGGGGACAGCACCCCGGCCGCCAACGCGACACCAggggagagcagccctgccgCCACCGCGCCGCGGGGACCGCGCGGAGCGCCCGGAAGTGACGAGGTGGAGCCGCGGGATTCAAATTCCCGGAAGCGGCGCTGGGCCGGGGccgcgcggagccgccgccgggccGTGACCCCGCACCGCGCCGTGACCCCGCACCGCGCCGTGACCCCGCGGCCCCTCTGAGCCCCGCGGGATCCGGGAGGGCCCGCGCAGCCTGCGCGAGACCCCAGCTGTCGGAAGCCTTGTCCCACCCGCTAGAAGGGATCGCTGTTCCGTAGAGCCTCGTTTGGTTTCTACAGGCGCCTAAACATGAACGCCAAGACCGCCATAGATCGAATTATTGGCAAGGGGGGACTAAAGTCGGGCAACTCCAGAGCTGACAGTGGGCTCGAGAAGGGTAAGCAGGAGGGTGCTGCCCCGAGGAAATCCATGGAGGAAGTCGCCACAGGAAGAGGCAAAATGACGGACCCGGAGAGGAGCGGGCTCCTTCAGGTGAGCCGGGCTCTCCCTGAGCCAGCGCAGGCCGTGTCCCACGGATACGGCACTCGGCCTCGGGAGTGTCAGGAAAATCCACCAAcgccagaggtttatgtccaaaaaggagtCACGGGAGTCCTTCGACTTAATTCAGATAAAGGGAGAGAGGCCACTGGGGCACACGCCCTCGGGATCTTCTCTCTCGCGGTTTCGGAGGGCGCAGCCTCCCTTTTTCCCTAAACTCCCGGCCGCGtgttgccctcttcctttccccactgccTGAGGTACTGGGGAGGTGCAGCCTTCCCGAACCGCCTACCCCATATCGCCCCTTGAACCTCCTTTTTTACCCCGAAGTTCAGAAGTTCAGGCTTGTGCAGACCCTTGTCTATTTCAGGAACCAAACTGTCTGGGCGTGGTAACGAACCTGCTGCCCAAAGTCAGTAAAGGCATTAAGACCCATTTCAAAGACGTTAACACCCATCAAATTGCTTGTAAAGACATTGGCACACATCTTTCCTCTCAGGAGCAAGAGCCCCACCTTTCCTCTTATAACTTTTGATGTCACGACTGGTTTAGTAGTGTTAGATTAAGACAAACTTTTAATTTGGCACTTTCATTCTCAGATATTTTTCAATGATAGCCGAGCTAATAAAATCACACGCATCTGACAAGGCTGGTAGATACAAAGAGCTGAGGCCAGAGGTGCCAGTTAGTCCATTAAGACCTGTCCTCACGTGTCCAATAGAACACGTCtcagagaattattttaagCACTTCCTGAAAAGAACTTTATGTTCACAAACATTTGATTAAGAACATGCCAAAAAGTGCAGAGTGTTTGTTTGAATTGAATTGTCAAGCTCCCACTCAGCTATAGGTAACTGAAACTGTCATCAGGTCgctacatttttcttccattgcaGCTAAAGAGCAAAAACTAAGACACTGCAAAGTATTGCAGCATCATTATGTCTATACGACTGTTCCACTCAAGGTAAacctgtggctgcagagagagaagtTCAAGACTTAATATGTGACCTAGTCACATGCTGTCAGGCTTCCAAGAAGGACACAGAAACTTTAGATAGACTCTAGGAAAGGATACAACTAATGGAGAATAGGTGCACTAGTATTTCTAGGCcactttttttaacaaaagggCTTGTCATGTGTCTGTGCCACAATGTCAGATGAGAAGTCCTAAGCTGAGGATGAGCTATGGCTGGGCAGCTCATGCACAGTTGTGGCTAAATTCCTTAGTGTATTTGCTGAGTCTGTTGCTGTTTGCTCGGTGTTGGTTACTTAATACTGGTTTCCTATAAACTAGGAAAAACTAGGAAAAACATCGTGTTTGATATACCAGGTACTCTTTGGTGtcactattttaattttagtgagCAGTGGTGTTCAACCACTCCCTAAATGAGGCTCTCTCAAATtcactttctttcagtttctctttctaATGACTTGATGTCAACGTGCAGGATTTCTACATCAGCCTTTCTCACACAGAATTAAATTCTATCACATCCAAAGTTCATGCAGAGCCCCATGACATCTTAAATGCAGTACTAATTCTGTATAATGGTTACCTGTGCTGGAGGCCTACTGGAAAAAGAGTGCATGTTGAAAATACCTACTTAAGCACATTTTGAAGCTACAGGGCCAGATAATATGGAAAACAGGATCCTTGTCTTGAATGCTTTATAATAACTCTCTTGTAACTTACTGCCATGTAGTTTGCAAGAAGGCTTCCCAAAAGCTACCAACTATGCTAAGAAATATACTAAGAAATGTAGCTGGAAGTGTTTTGGAGTTCATgtactgcttttgttttaaggCTCATATACTATAGTGATCTTAATTCATATGCAAAACTGAGTACCTGCTAAGCCTGTGAAATTTGGTTCTTTGTATTCTTTCCTCGTTTTATCTGTTTCAGACTGGTTTTACTAtcacttgaaatatttcaggtaATCGCTCTAGTATTGTCTGCtttgagttaaaaataattttctcagctAATTAAAGGCCAAGAGAGAACTTTGAAAGTGAGtatcatagagtcatagaatgggttgggtaggaagagaccttaaagatcacctagttctaacccccctgccatgggcagggacaccttccactagacccTGCTGCTCAGATCATCTCACACTACTGTAAACTTGCTAATGCATTTGATGCATAGACTAACACTTActcctttttattctgtttcatttagaaaatactttctcttgaaaaagaaaaagaaaaatacaaccATCTTCTTGGAGAGAAGGACAGAGAAATCCAAAACCTGAAAGACAAGCTGAAGTCCAAAACCAAGAATAGTAAAGTCTCCTTACTACAAAATCAactagaggaaaaaacaaaggaagcagaaaggagagaacAGTTACTTTGTTCTCTATCAGAAGAAATTAACCggttaaaatgtaatttatctGCAGTCATGGCAAAATGCTCTGATCTTGAGAACAAAGCCAGTAGTACTTCTCAGGCATCCCAGGTAAgcactgaagaaatatttcaattgCAAATTGGAATTTGTGCCCACTAAGCACCAATACCTGTCATAAAATAGGAGGGGTTTTTAGTTTTCTTACAAGCTGTGTTGCATGCTGAAATATTATTGTATGAAGTGAGATGGTATCCAGATTGAACTCTAAATGAGGAACAGTCAGAGAGCACAACTTCAGGCAATGCAGCGGGGGAGGGAATTCTCTCCTGCTGTATTGCAGGGTCCCTTATTCAAGCTCACACACAGGCAGTGTGACTTGTGATACTACATGTGATGATCCACTGTTGCTTAAGCAGGCACTGTGCCCTTCTCTGATTTGTGTGCTCAGTGATTAGACAGAGTGAGAAGGCCGCAGTGGGGCACAAATAAAGACAAACTCAGCTCCTCACCTAATTCAGCTTCAGTcatgaaaatatctttcttctctctgttcttATGAATCCTCATCTGTGTCTCAGTTGTTAAAACTAATGGTCTGTACTTTCTAGAAATGGCATCACACATGgtaaattcttcactgtgataTAGGATAGGACAGGAATAATGAGTGTCTCCTCTCATGTAAAGTGGTCAGTAGGTATGGTGCCAATCCTTGGCAGTGTTTACAAATCTATTGAGGATTCTACAGTTATTTTTCCACCCCCAGCCCGTTCTAGTGTTCTTTGGAAAATGCCGTAGTATCTCTGTGAGGGGCACAGGGAAGTTGTTTAGGCACAGGCGCCTAAAAATAGGTGCCTGTAAGTctgtcttttccagcttttgacCTGCAGATGGTGCTGGTTCCCTGCACTCTACACGGGAGTTGAGCAATTTCTAGAAATTCTGCTATAGCCAAATACATGACAGAGTATCTTCATCTACTACTTTTGAATGATAATACATGTATATATAGTACTTCTAATAATGCAGTATACTgagaaatactgctttaaatGCAAcgtatttattttaaattttaagagaCTTTGAACTTCGTTAGAGGTGTTAAAATGTatgttaaataaatagattttcattattttttttggCAATAATCCACCAAAACATGTATTACTTTAAAAccttagttttcttttaaatttttaactgaTTTATCAACAGAGTACAATGATGTTTTGACTGGATATCTTGGAGAATTTGAACACAAGTGTAGCAATGCTGCTTGAAACTGCCAGGTGGTATACGAGCTCTGAAATGGAAACAACAGTTTTATGACACAATTTTGGGAAAGTTTTCACTGAGGCAGGATTCTAATGTTCATAGAAACAAGTTCAGTGTCtctaaattgcattttttattagGAAGTGTTGAAGTTTAATAATTGCATTcaaagttctgtatttttaagctaTAAGTTGTTATAAATCATGTTCCAAGACCCATAGAAAATTTGGGTAGtaatctacattttttttctcattgaagTTCCCTCTGACTTATACCTACACAATTTCATAAACACTTTGTATCATGCAGAGAAGAAATAGGACTGTGTAACTGCTCTCTAGTTTAACATGGGTCTCAAAAACTCTCCTACTCATACATGTACATGAGTCATACTCACTGTCCTGTGGATCAGGTCTCAGAAAATCAGGCAGTTTGTCCTTATGCTTCCAGACAGGCTTGCACAATTTCCCAGATGTTTACAGTCTTCCTGTTATCCCAGGGAAGCATCGAGgtccctggctttccccagCAACTCCTGTATGTCTGGGTTATTGTTAAACGTATGAGGATACAAAAATAGAAGAAACATTTACCTCTCTTTGTGCACTTAAATAATACCCTTATatatcttcatttttcaaaagctctTTGAGGAACACCCTTCAGGATTTCCAAGACAGCAGTTCAACAGAAAATGCATGATGGTTTCCTTAGGAAATGGTTTAATGTAATTACGAGTAGCAGACTTATGGAATAAATTCCATGTAAATCTTTCTCCCATATCTTGCAGAAGAgtctattttaaatatatgaaatggCTTTCTACATAACTTGTatacttcaaaaacaaaaacccaacaaccacCTATAAAGATctttaaacacaaaatgcacagctgttttaattttttaaatattcttatgCTATTTATATGAGATTAATAGTTACAAAGGCGTAGCTTTGCTGTTTCAGCCATCTATTTGAAACAACACTAACAAGTTGTTCTTTGTCTGCAGGAAGCTGCAACAAACAGCACTGAAGTTGAAAGACAATTGAAAGATGTAAGTTCCCTGTACATTTCAAGTACATACCGTCTGCATTGAGATGCAGAAGAATGTAAATGATCATCATGTACATTTTTGGGTAGTATGGGACCTCAGAGGGTatgtttttctctaaaatataatccctaaaattattttgtgacaaggcaataatttaaattaaaaaacccaaaaacttccaaaagaaaaaattaagatttaaaTCGTCTTGAAAGACCTTGCTTGGAACATTAGAACAAAGTGGTTGCTGACAAATCAGGAGCCTCTAGGAACCTGACACTGCCTGGGACAGCATGAGGTTGGATCAGAAACCTGAGGTCCTTTCCAAGCTGAGTAAGTCTATGAGCCAAGCAGCTAAAAAATACATGTCCTCGTTCTTACAAACTAAATTGCAATgatacagttttattttattccattttcaaggtctgttattttatatttgagaTTGAAAAGCTAATTCTTCATAATCTAGGCATGACTCATGAAAGCCTTTGTTCTTTAAGTAATTTTCCCATTGCTGCAGTTTTAACTTATGCTCAGCATCCTGACTTAACTTTCCAAATGAAGAtggatttgtttatttattgtaCAGATTACTACAATTTGCAGCAGGCTATCTTTAAACTGTCTAATATATATAACTTCCAATATTTTTAAGACATAagacaaatacttttaaaatctgaataattAGCAGAgacttttttgttgttcttctgtttcttttcatgaagGCTCTTGAGAAAAACCAACAGTGGCTACTGTATGACCAGCAACGGGAAGCATATGTCAGGGGATTGCTTGGAAGGATCTTTGAACTTGAACAGAAGGCAGAAATAGTTAGCCAACAAGAATCTAAATCAAATTCAGAAGGTatcaactttcttttttccccacaagtgACCCAAACCATAATTTTCTGTAGaataaattttctgaaaactaaTTATAGCACACTTAAACAAAATCAACACTTCGTTCTCAACACTTTGCCTGCTTAATGGTAAAACTTGGTTAAATaatatttctctgcttcctgctaTCTAGCTATGTTACTTGACCAACAGTAGTTCCTGTTCTTATCCTCTTCAAAGATGGTTTTTAACAGCCTTGACACTCTATTAGCAACCTCTCTGTTTGTGGAAAGTGTTGAGGCAAATAGATGTACGTCTCCCATCCTTCAAAGTACACTTTCAATCGACATAATGAAAGCATTAAGGATTTACTAGCAAGGTGTggatcagatttttttttaatttacttttttcaaaataaatattataaaaatgacTCAAGATTGCCACGTTCTTTGCTCACCTGGACAGTTGTTACAGGGCAAGAAAACCTGTGATAGGTTTTGGCATCTCTCCAAAGCAGTGTTTCACAATAAGGATCTGGCCACCTACAGCTCACTTCCTTGCTGTGCAGTTCCTCAATAAGGCACACCATCTCAgtattaataaaatttaaatcatACTGAGCAGAAGAACCAGAAGGCTTCCTTTTCTTATTATCAATTATTAATTTCATACATGGTGCAACTGACCTGCAAAGTAAATTCACTAAACAGAACTAGCATCGTGTGGAGTAAGAGCATGCCCACAGACTTGCCACTTAGTAATTCACGGGCAGTGGCTTGGTTTCTGTATTGCTGTTTGAATCTTTCtggaaaacagtaaaatatcaTCATAATCTTGTTTTGGTGCTGTTCACTAATctacaaacagtatttttagaGGGAGGCAGACTCAGCCCACCAGGAAATGTACCCCAGAGTTACTGCAGTCAAAGCTTTGCCGCAAGGGCAGCCAGGAGGCTAGAAGTCAGGGTGTAAGAAAGTTCCTCTCTTCAAGCAGCTAGGCAGTAGCAGAAATCCAAGTTTCTAAGAACCTAGCTATACAAGTTGAAAGTATATATGACAAGTCTTTCCAAGGAAAAACTTGGCCTATCTCTGAGAGTGTCATTGCCCTATAAAGGAGTATTGCTAATGAGAAGGTAGGGCTTAGTTCATAGGAAAAGTATCAAAGTCACAAAACTTACAGTGCCAAAAATCAGCAAAGCCCATGAAATTCTGCATCCCTCATTCTGCTTCTACATATATTTTGTATTACTCCTGAATTTCTGCAGTCTGCCTCTTAATATTTTCCTACTTATTAAACTTTTCTTGGGTCAACAAGCAGAAATTTTTCTAACTCTAGTTTAAGTAATAGTTGCTACCCaagaagaaagcatttttttaatcaaaagaacTATCTTAGTCCTTTCTATTTGCTATTTAGAAGTAAATTATGGCATACTATTTGGAAAAGATGGTCTGCAAAAGACAGTGGGAAGTCTGGCTTTGGTCAACAAGGTTGAAGTAGAAGGTTGAAGTATCCTCAAGGGTATCTCTGGGGAGGGAGTAATGCCAGCAGCTTGGCTAAGGAGCCTAAAAGTGGAAGTAGGAATCCAGTGTCTTTGGGTCAGATTCCCATGTGTCAGTATAATGCATGAGGCCTTGTAAGAACTGTGTTTTCCAGTAAGTATATTGGTAAGGAGACTTAATGCATTATAAATACTGAAAGTTGTTTCAACTACAGTTTAGTTCTAATCTGAGCTGTGCAATAGCCTACTACATCAATTTCTATTAATAAGCCTTAAAATGTTGTTAAAGATTTAGTGCTctgatttttaagtgttttttcttcacattacTAACTCAATTATTGCTGACTCATTAAGGTCAtctacaggaagaaaagcaagaataCTATGACCAGCTGTTAGTAACTGGTAAGCGCGATCCTGAGACTGAAAGACGCACTATAACCCAGCTGAGATCTGAATTAAACGAACTCAAAAAGACATATGAAGAAACACAAGGGGAAATGATGAGTTTAAATGCCTTATTGCAGTCACAACGGGTTGCTGAAATGAAGactcaagaaaatgaaaataaaatgaaagagaaagcGCAAAgactaaaacaagaaaatgaaactatCAAAGAAcagctcagagaagaaaaagaaaagtctgaaGATCTTTTATGTCAGGTAAGTGGATGGATTTGGAGGTTTGAGATCATTAGCAAAGAATCAAGAGAGATGAAAATTCATAGTTAATCAGAATGGCCCATCCCTCTCTCTGGTAACTCTGCTTCGCATAGATCTAGACTCATGTCCTTGTGGTTAAAACTGAATTGTTTAAACTGGGAACGTCTTTGTTCAATCATTTCCCTGGTCTTAAGGGACACgaaagagaagtgagaaaaTATTGAATTGATTCTAATACAGTTCATCCTTAAGACTAATAGTAGATGAGAACAAGAAAggtaaaaattcattttatcaTGCGCTCCTATGGAATACTACTAATATTTGCTGTCACCTGGCAGCTACAATACaactgatatttaaaataagagaataaaatttaCTAGACACCAAAGTAGGCCAAAAACCAGAACAACAGTTAAGCTCTCTAAACACAGGCTGGTTCTCACTGGTTAATAGTGATtaaaagatgtttattttattttttgaagctGAACCAACAGCATTATCATAAAAGCTGATACATGCTGAAAGCAGAGAACATTTTAATGTATGCATTTACTTAATGATTATAGTATAGTCCTTTCTGACCCTTAAACTTGttctcttaaattaaaaaaagcggcattgtttgttttttattaacaTCATATCGTGTTAGTGCAAACATAGGTTTTGTGAGTATATTTTTGTCAGTATCTTGGCAATCACCTAGGAGGCTTCAGTTTTtcgtttcttttttttaacaataacaTTATCCTGCATTCCACCTTCTCAGTGCAGTAACAATTTTTCACTA containing:
- the CEP55 gene encoding centrosomal protein of 55 kDa, whose translation is MNAKTAIDRIIGKGGLKSGNSRADSGLEKGKQEGAAPRKSMEEVATGRGKMTDPERSGLLQKILSLEKEKEKYNHLLGEKDREIQNLKDKLKSKTKNSKVSLLQNQLEEKTKEAERREQLLCSLSEEINRLKCNLSAVMAKCSDLENKASSTSQASQEAATNSTEVERQLKDALEKNQQWLLYDQQREAYVRGLLGRIFELEQKAEIVSQQESKSNSEGHLQEEKQEYYDQLLVTGKRDPETERRTITQLRSELNELKKTYEETQGEMMSLNALLQSQRVAEMKTQENENKMKEKAQRLKQENETIKEQLREEKEKSEDLLCQVQLLRKSLFKQEAEHTRIALLEQQIQICTTDLENGKLDRQNLKHQLNQVLKELHKAKEKITYLEPLKLRESGRMEPQEDLQAVFDKKLTTYDRSPPLKHSSCLNESFLECPRCKVAYPTSQHRELLAHIDICTA